The following are encoded in a window of Thiospirochaeta perfilievii genomic DNA:
- a CDS encoding DNA methyltransferase, producing the protein MNSNKELFTTKETAQVLGVSTSTIRRWSDDGILPCFRIGVSQYRKYEKSVVFSLKEKFYGKQEVSPEIKKKIEQKGMITKNIIAKSHPAHYLMHKYWGRKPHNVVNEYIACFTNEGDTVLEPFMGSGVTVIESLKLNRNVIGLDINPMSKFIVENTICSTDLDYFSKSYNEILLKAKSKYSELYDTRCPICSNISTIETAVWEDDNLVRIKGICPVHNKFVKDAGPEDFVKYEECSNLKQKLLTEGFLEYPTDEIMKYVKRSGRNRVDELFSDRALILLAYIRKLMLREENNGIKNLLLFCFTSMLSNVSRMLPGDKDKSTYKSGWVISKFWTPKIHTERNVFMCLDLRYKAIIKGKIELQDIPTELAQLYTYDSSNLDFIKDNSIDYIFTDPPYGESIAYLSLSHFWNSWLPDQVEYSREIIIDPYRQKDYQDYSKRSKAVFKELYRVLKDDHYMSFTFHNRDLNVWKAILDACYDAGFVLENVILQEQAVSSGTQGINRKNTLTGDFIYNFKKMQDKKLKQIIILMKVFLLLI; encoded by the coding sequence ATGAACAGTAACAAAGAGCTATTTACGACAAAAGAAACAGCGCAAGTATTAGGAGTGTCTACATCAACTATACGAAGATGGAGTGATGATGGGATTTTACCGTGTTTTAGAATAGGTGTTTCTCAGTACAGAAAATATGAAAAATCAGTTGTTTTTTCATTAAAAGAAAAATTCTATGGGAAACAAGAAGTTAGCCCCGAAATAAAGAAAAAGATTGAACAAAAGGGGATGATAACTAAAAATATTATTGCAAAATCACATCCAGCACATTATTTAATGCATAAGTATTGGGGGAGGAAACCACACAATGTAGTGAATGAGTATATAGCCTGTTTTACAAATGAAGGAGATACTGTACTAGAACCTTTTATGGGTAGTGGTGTAACTGTAATAGAATCTTTAAAGCTGAATAGAAATGTTATTGGTCTTGATATCAATCCTATGTCTAAATTTATAGTTGAAAACACTATATGTAGTACAGATTTAGATTATTTTTCGAAATCGTATAATGAAATATTGCTAAAAGCAAAAAGTAAATATTCTGAATTATATGATACCAGGTGTCCCATTTGTTCAAATATTTCAACCATAGAGACTGCAGTATGGGAAGATGATAATCTCGTGAGAATAAAAGGAATTTGTCCTGTACATAATAAATTTGTAAAAGATGCAGGGCCTGAAGATTTTGTTAAATATGAAGAGTGTTCTAATTTGAAACAAAAGTTGTTGACTGAAGGTTTTTTAGAATACCCTACTGATGAAATAATGAAATATGTAAAACGAAGTGGACGGAATAGAGTAGATGAATTGTTTTCTGATAGAGCATTAATTCTATTAGCATATATTAGAAAATTAATGTTAAGAGAAGAAAATAATGGAATTAAGAATTTATTACTTTTTTGTTTTACATCAATGCTATCAAATGTTTCAAGAATGTTACCAGGCGATAAAGACAAATCGACATATAAATCAGGTTGGGTAATAAGTAAGTTTTGGACGCCAAAAATTCATACAGAAAGAAATGTTTTCATGTGTTTGGATTTAAGATATAAAGCTATTATTAAAGGAAAAATTGAGTTGCAAGATATTCCTACAGAATTGGCACAACTGTATACTTATGATTCATCAAATCTAGACTTTATAAAAGATAACAGTATAGATTATATTTTTACTGATCCTCCATATGGAGAAAGTATAGCTTATTTATCTTTAAGTCATTTTTGGAATAGCTGGCTCCCTGATCAAGTAGAATATTCAAGAGAAATAATTATTGATCCATATAGGCAAAAAGATTATCAAGACTATTCTAAAAGATCAAAAGCTGTATTTAAAGAGTTGTATCGTGTTTTAAAAGATGACCATTATATGTCTTTTACTTTTCATAATAGAGATTTGAACGTTTGGAAAGCTATTTTGGATGCTTGCTATGATGCAGGTTTTGTTTTAGAAAATGTTATACTTCAAGAGCAAGCAGTTAGCTCTGGTACTCAAGGAATTAATAGGAAGAACACTCTGACGGGTGACTTTATTTACAATTTCAAGAAGATGCAAGATAAAAAATTAAAACAAATAATAATATTGATGAAAGTATTTTTATTGCTGATTTAA
- a CDS encoding IS3 family transposase, with amino-acid sequence MVSKDEKLSLSKQCDLLNINRSRIYYTPRTKSKEDLMIMRLIDALYQENPCMGSRRMSKEISKTHGIKLGRLRARRLMREMCISAIYPKKNLSVPDSEHKIYPYLLRNLRIERPNHVWSTDITYIPLSGGFVYLTAVIDWYSRKVLTWKLSNTMDVGFCKSVVVEAIAKYGTPEIFNTDQGSQYTSKEFTDLLKDHEIKISMDGKGRALDNVFVERLWRSVKQEDVYLKDYRDIRDTKRHLTNYFEYYNNRRRHQSLDDEFPEDIYYGKVKLIAA; translated from the coding sequence ATGGTCTCTAAAGATGAAAAATTATCACTTTCAAAACAGTGTGATCTACTTAATATTAATCGCTCAAGGATATACTATACCCCTAGAACGAAGTCCAAAGAAGATCTTATGATAATGCGTCTTATTGATGCTTTATATCAAGAGAATCCTTGTATGGGTAGTAGAAGAATGAGTAAAGAAATCTCTAAGACTCATGGTATAAAACTAGGTAGACTTAGAGCTCGTAGGTTGATGAGAGAAATGTGTATAAGTGCTATATATCCCAAGAAAAACCTTTCAGTACCTGATTCAGAGCACAAAATCTATCCATATCTGCTTAGAAATTTACGGATAGAGAGACCTAATCATGTATGGTCTACAGATATTACATATATTCCGCTTTCAGGTGGTTTTGTATACCTTACGGCTGTTATTGACTGGTATAGTAGAAAGGTTCTGACATGGAAACTATCAAATACAATGGATGTTGGCTTTTGTAAATCTGTAGTAGTTGAAGCTATAGCTAAATATGGTACTCCTGAAATATTTAACACAGATCAAGGGTCTCAATATACAAGCAAAGAATTTACAGATCTACTTAAAGATCATGAAATTAAAATCAGTATGGATGGTAAAGGTAGAGCTCTAGATAATGTATTTGTTGAAAGGTTATGGAGATCAGTTAAACAGGAAGATGTATATCTTAAGGATTATAGAGATATTAGAGATACAAAAAGGCATCTAACTAATTATTTTGAGTACTATAATAATAGACGAAGACATCAATCTTTAGATGATGAATTCCCTGAAGATATATATTATGGTAAGGTTAAATTAATAGCAGCTTAA
- a CDS encoding helix-turn-helix domain-containing protein, with the protein MAEFFEILKEHRKSNNIDRSVVEKLAHINYQTITKIENGDFKSVNASDLLAYFRVLGFKISAGKPRL; encoded by the coding sequence ATGGCAGAATTTTTTGAGATTTTAAAAGAACATAGGAAGAGCAACAATATAGATAGAAGTGTTGTTGAAAAGTTAGCACATATAAACTACCAGACTATAACTAAAATAGAAAATGGAGATTTTAAATCAGTTAATGCCTCTGATTTATTAGCTTATTTTAGAGTTTTGGGATTTAAAATATCAGCAGGAAAGCCAAGGCTGTAA
- a CDS encoding AAA family ATPase — translation MGLVNVKDASAYTGLAETTIRKYISEGRVNAQIEESSNTYLLDKREIMLQVPSVLCVFNQKGGPGKTSTSITLADYYEKKGYTTLVVDLDPQMNTSKTFFDYQTLAESKSLYNFFEDNTPVNKLVLKYNDYIDVIPSSLKLMTKKRDYDIDDLDKFVKSFYSTFKKYNVVILDCCPDVNSLSKFGLLSANHVIIPFVPEPFNYDGVKDAIGTVNQVKKYSEYFKSLKVLINAHEQRSIRIQEEYITMAKDELKDYLVEGSIPNFVGIKERPLTDNLFNQYTSSNNAIEKILAVFDAIDKSIYEGA, via the coding sequence ATGGGGTTAGTTAATGTTAAAGATGCTTCTGCATATACAGGTTTAGCAGAAACAACAATTAGAAAATATATTTCAGAAGGTCGAGTTAATGCTCAAATAGAAGAGTCTTCTAACACCTACTTGCTAGATAAAAGAGAGATAATGTTACAAGTTCCAAGTGTTCTTTGTGTGTTTAATCAGAAAGGTGGTCCAGGTAAAACTAGTACATCAATTACCCTTGCTGATTATTATGAGAAGAAGGGTTATACAACACTAGTTGTTGATTTAGACCCTCAAATGAATACTTCAAAAACATTCTTTGATTACCAAACACTTGCTGAATCTAAGAGTTTATATAATTTCTTTGAGGATAATACACCAGTTAATAAGCTGGTTCTTAAATATAATGACTATATTGATGTGATTCCATCTTCTCTAAAGCTTATGACAAAGAAGAGAGACTATGATATTGATGACCTAGATAAGTTCGTTAAAAGCTTTTATTCAACTTTCAAGAAATATAATGTTGTTATATTAGATTGTTGCCCTGATGTAAATAGTCTTTCTAAGTTCGGTTTGCTTTCTGCTAATCATGTAATCATTCCGTTCGTTCCAGAGCCTTTCAATTATGATGGTGTTAAAGATGCTATTGGAACTGTTAATCAGGTAAAGAAATATTCTGAATACTTTAAGTCTTTAAAGGTTCTTATAAATGCACATGAGCAAAGATCAATAAGAATACAGGAAGAGTATATAACAATGGCTAAGGATGAACTAAAGGATTATCTAGTAGAAGGTTCTATTCCAAACTTTGTAGGAATAAAAGAGAGGCCTCTAACAGATAACCTCTTTAACCAATATACAAGTTCTAACAATGCTATTGAGAAAATACTAGCAGTATTTGATGCAATAGACAAATCGATATATGAAGGTGCTTAA
- a CDS encoding DNA cytosine methyltransferase has protein sequence MGKEKQINALDLFAGAGGFSHGMRDAGFNIIAAVEYNPQIAKTYMHNHPETKMFVDDIRNITTDEIEKIFMSQKVQCDIIFGGPPCQGFSMAGKRIRAKKSFLKDERNYLFKEYIRMVEKLRPKIFIIENVPGILNYNNGEVKQEIFETFRDLGYVLDAQLLCAADYGVPQLRKRAIFIGNRIGINPKILFPMKTNSLNNYVTVRDAISDLPPLDSGTGQVQTNYIKNFILTSYQQRMVSKSGIVFNHLSSKHKPETLKLLSMIKQGETMKDLPEKLRTKSVHSGAYGRMVYDEPAYTLTTRLNTPSVGRITHPVQDRTITPREAARIQSFPDDYLFIGDITSIGMQIGNAVPPLLAEKIGRNILNIL, from the coding sequence GTGGGTAAAGAAAAACAAATAAATGCGCTAGATTTATTTGCTGGAGCAGGAGGTTTTTCTCATGGAATGAGAGACGCTGGTTTTAATATAATTGCTGCGGTAGAATATAACCCTCAAATAGCAAAGACCTATATGCATAATCATCCTGAAACAAAAATGTTCGTGGATGATATAAGAAATATTACTACAGATGAAATAGAAAAAATATTCATGTCACAAAAAGTACAATGTGATATTATTTTCGGTGGACCTCCATGCCAAGGATTTAGTATGGCTGGAAAACGTATTCGTGCGAAAAAATCTTTTTTAAAAGATGAGCGTAACTATTTGTTCAAAGAATATATAAGAATGGTAGAAAAACTACGACCCAAAATATTTATAATAGAGAATGTCCCTGGAATACTAAATTATAATAACGGAGAAGTAAAACAGGAGATCTTTGAAACTTTTAGAGATTTAGGATATGTGTTGGATGCTCAATTACTTTGTGCTGCAGATTATGGAGTACCCCAATTAAGAAAACGTGCAATCTTTATCGGAAATCGTATAGGGATTAATCCTAAGATATTATTTCCAATGAAAACAAATAGTTTAAATAATTATGTTACTGTACGAGATGCCATAAGTGATTTACCACCTTTAGATTCAGGAACAGGGCAAGTGCAAACTAATTATATCAAAAACTTTATTCTAACAAGTTATCAACAACGAATGGTTTCTAAGTCTGGAATAGTTTTTAATCATCTTAGTTCTAAGCATAAACCTGAAACATTAAAATTATTATCAATGATAAAACAAGGTGAAACCATGAAGGATTTGCCTGAAAAACTTAGAACTAAATCCGTTCATAGTGGAGCTTATGGCCGGATGGTATACGATGAACCAGCATATACTTTAACAACGAGGCTAAATACCCCCTCAGTTGGAAGGATCACTCATCCTGTGCAGGATAGAACTATAACACCACGAGAGGCTGCTAGAATACAATCTTTCCCAGATGATTATCTTTTTATAGGTGATATAACATCTATTGGAATGCAAATTGGAAATGCTGTACCGCCTTTATTAGCAGAAAAAATAGGGCGAAATATATTAAATATTTTATGA
- a CDS encoding DUF2357 domain-containing protein, whose product METRLSINAIKTENVIIYNENLEQHVLDDFINGTSSFLECSDTSKGNIYFENNNIILKEWNKYKVKSLDNSFIFSDFIKKGEFGSKDYGTLLFKNCVGITFFKKIKLLIESEKITSEEMDFLISTVNSFIINLSYDFNQSTFSEIERNKLKKTDLNYHTFLIIHNALNTKNSSNNIFSIFKLIENNPNRLMSNVIKYENIENVNEISNESLVDIFSGSTRLIPCNNNLNLKFKINENNYIPKELLIKETIDTFDNSENRFIKFFIEWCLQLITKFQKFFINQDNFSNYELIEENQEHIGKLKNILQRSFLKNIGVMNNIPSYSTVLTRKDGYRHIFHLYLGIKSLPKQLSDSTNIEEMIENKSLDVLYENYCFFAISQIIADIYEEKLNKKKYSILKSDFSKTLKKQTYSNYFEFKENKQLPRIRLHYNKNYTVESYSTSYDPDISLEIFNGSELAAIYIFDAKFKIQSISIENTNLTEKKIEKYKNTDIDKMHTYRDALVLAKGAFILYPGNINKLFYENANSDNDLLYGVGAFKLKPGNNNDLVSLKPIIKKLLIKYKY is encoded by the coding sequence GTGGAAACAAGATTATCTATAAATGCTATAAAGACAGAAAATGTTATAATTTATAATGAAAATTTAGAACAACACGTTTTAGATGATTTTATTAATGGTACTTCTTCTTTCTTAGAATGCAGTGACACATCAAAAGGGAATATTTATTTTGAAAATAACAATATTATCTTAAAAGAATGGAATAAATATAAAGTAAAATCATTAGATAACAGTTTTATATTTTCTGACTTCATAAAAAAAGGTGAATTTGGATCCAAAGACTATGGAACATTACTTTTTAAAAACTGTGTAGGTATAACTTTTTTTAAAAAAATAAAATTGCTTATTGAGTCTGAAAAAATTACTTCAGAAGAAATGGACTTCTTAATAAGCACGGTTAATTCTTTTATAATAAATTTGTCATATGATTTTAACCAATCTACATTTTCTGAAATAGAGAGAAATAAGTTAAAAAAAACTGATTTAAACTATCATACATTTCTAATTATTCATAATGCGTTAAACACGAAAAACTCATCAAATAATATATTTTCAATTTTTAAATTAATTGAAAATAATCCTAATCGCCTTATGTCCAACGTAATAAAGTATGAAAACATAGAAAATGTAAATGAAATATCAAACGAATCTCTAGTAGATATATTTTCAGGTTCAACAAGACTTATTCCTTGTAATAATAATTTGAATCTCAAGTTTAAAATCAATGAAAATAATTATATTCCAAAAGAATTACTTATAAAAGAAACTATAGATACTTTTGATAACTCTGAAAATAGATTTATAAAATTCTTTATAGAATGGTGTCTGCAATTAATAACAAAATTCCAAAAGTTCTTTATCAATCAAGATAATTTTAGTAACTATGAATTAATTGAAGAAAATCAAGAGCATATAGGTAAATTAAAAAATATACTGCAGAGATCTTTTTTAAAAAATATCGGAGTTATGAATAATATTCCTTCATATTCTACAGTCTTAACAAGAAAAGATGGCTATAGACATATATTTCATCTTTATTTAGGTATAAAATCGTTACCTAAACAACTAAGTGATTCTACAAATATAGAAGAGATGATTGAAAACAAATCTCTTGATGTTTTGTATGAAAACTATTGTTTCTTTGCTATTTCTCAAATAATAGCTGATATTTATGAAGAAAAATTAAATAAAAAAAAGTATAGCATATTGAAATCTGATTTTTCTAAAACATTAAAAAAACAAACCTATTCAAACTACTTTGAATTTAAAGAAAACAAACAACTTCCAAGGATAAGACTTCACTATAATAAGAATTATACTGTTGAAAGTTATTCTACGTCATATGATCCAGATATATCATTAGAAATTTTCAATGGAAGTGAATTAGCCGCCATTTACATTTTTGATGCAAAATTTAAAATTCAATCCATATCTATAGAAAATACAAATTTAACAGAAAAAAAAATAGAAAAATATAAGAACACAGATATAGATAAAATGCATACTTATAGGGACGCTTTAGTATTAGCAAAAGGTGCTTTTATTTTATATCCTGGGAATATTAATAAATTATTCTATGAAAACGCAAATTCTGATAATGATTTACTATATGGAGTAGGAGCTTTCAAACTAAAGCCTGGGAACAATAACGATTTAGTAAGCTTAAAACCTATTATTAAAAAACTTTTAATAAAATACAAATATTAG
- a CDS encoding recombinase family protein: MIIAYSRVSSKEQDKEKYRTFFNRYENTMNIKFNDIILEQVSASKTKLEDRNLWNYITNPNIKKIVVTEISRIGRNTRDGVKLLKHITNQREDLEIYVVMSNLTIKSNMSAEEEFIFDLQLSLAKREVKLLGERTKLGIQRARESGKHIGRPFGSTKITKEKELQIKALLALGEKKSEIARVTNISRTTLYNYLSDKG; this comes from the coding sequence ATGATAATTGCCTACAGTAGAGTAAGTTCTAAGGAACAAGATAAAGAAAAATACAGGACCTTTTTCAACCGGTACGAAAATACCATGAACATTAAATTCAACGACATTATCCTGGAACAAGTATCAGCTTCTAAAACAAAACTAGAAGATAGAAATCTCTGGAATTATATAACTAACCCTAACATAAAAAAAATAGTAGTAACAGAAATATCCAGGATAGGAAGAAATACTAGGGATGGAGTAAAACTACTAAAACATATAACTAACCAGCGTGAAGACCTGGAGATCTATGTAGTAATGTCTAACCTAACAATCAAATCAAATATGTCTGCTGAAGAAGAATTTATATTCGACCTGCAGCTCTCTTTAGCAAAAAGAGAAGTAAAACTCCTTGGAGAAAGAACCAAATTAGGAATACAAAGAGCAAGAGAATCTGGTAAACATATAGGCAGACCATTTGGATCTACTAAGATAACCAAAGAAAAAGAGCTGCAGATAAAAGCGTTATTAGCTCTTGGAGAAAAGAAATCAGAAATAGCTAGAGTAACTAATATCAGCCGGACAACCCTTTACAACTATCTTAGTGATAAAGGATAA
- a CDS encoding PDDEXK nuclease domain-containing protein produces MPDLIEEDFNYILSLIHKAKSSAYKQLNNQLNSLYYSVGKYVSEKVSNALWGKSVVDDLSHFIKESNPTIKGFSSRNIWRMKQFYETYSNNTKLSTLSAELTWSHNTRIMTLKTEEERAFYLTVCSKQNYSVRELNRLIDSSTFERTMLADNKVSDVIKNLPQNTDGIFKDSYVLEFLDLPIPYKEKDLSAALISSLKDFILELGSGFSFIGQEYKVQVGTDDFFIDLLFFHRHLKCLVAFELKTTKFKPADLGQLEFYLEALDRDVKRNDENPSIGILLCREKNDEVVKYALSRSMSPAVIAEYETKLIPKRVLQKKLNEFYKLLEDNNSR; encoded by the coding sequence TTGCCAGATTTAATCGAAGAAGACTTTAACTATATATTATCACTAATACATAAAGCAAAATCTAGTGCATATAAGCAGCTTAACAATCAGCTTAACAGCTTATATTATTCTGTGGGGAAGTATGTATCTGAAAAGGTTAGCAATGCTTTATGGGGGAAATCTGTTGTTGATGATCTTTCTCATTTCATTAAAGAATCAAACCCAACAATTAAGGGTTTCAGCTCTCGTAACATATGGAGAATGAAACAATTCTACGAAACTTATAGTAATAATACAAAACTGTCGACACTGTCGGCAGAATTAACCTGGAGTCATAATACAAGAATAATGACTCTTAAAACAGAAGAGGAAAGAGCATTTTATTTAACTGTTTGCTCTAAACAAAATTATTCAGTAAGAGAGTTAAATAGACTTATAGACAGTTCTACTTTTGAAAGAACCATGCTTGCTGATAATAAAGTCTCTGATGTTATAAAAAACTTACCTCAAAATACAGATGGTATTTTCAAGGATAGTTATGTATTGGAATTTCTTGATTTGCCTATTCCATATAAGGAAAAAGATCTTTCTGCTGCTCTTATTTCTTCACTGAAAGATTTTATACTAGAACTAGGTTCCGGATTTTCTTTTATTGGCCAAGAATACAAGGTCCAGGTTGGAACTGATGATTTCTTTATTGATCTTCTATTTTTTCATAGACATTTAAAATGCCTAGTTGCATTTGAACTTAAAACAACTAAGTTCAAGCCAGCAGATCTTGGCCAACTAGAGTTCTATTTAGAAGCTCTTGATAGGGATGTAAAAAGAAATGATGAAAATCCAAGTATAGGTATATTACTGTGTCGGGAAAAGAACGATGAAGTTGTAAAGTATGCTCTTAGTAGGTCTATGAGTCCTGCTGTTATAGCTGAATATGAAACAAAACTAATACCTAAAAGAGTTCTGCAGAAGAAATTAAATGAATTCTATAAGTTGTTGGAAGATAATAATAGCAGGTAG